The following are encoded in a window of Bacillus sp. SORGH_AS_0510 genomic DNA:
- a CDS encoding glycosyl hydrolase family 28-related protein: MISLNKNHDPQRNAELLAGITGKHLNYQEEVKEAEEFLQQMSNEEFVPVSSQNPSPPLPMINRITERFFRLLSKPYNLLESTKVKVDDQGQITPDWKDTLDIEYNLLNKMIEREVNVIDFGAVGDGKTDCTIAFKKAIGNGRVKVIVPPGVFLTKGIRLPSWTWFEGSGKGVTTIKLDHQASKGTRLVTNANHWKGNHHLLVQRVSLDWNVERLVDAEKTSTWGNHSSCLTFANVTYAWINDVEGINPGLHCFDISSTLYNYAGDGFRARGGSKYVWLNYVTGYGFGDDGITTHHSDYIWISNSHMCEPSGRAHRKGHSNSNGIEIDDGSRNVLLVNNSTTRCFGGVEIKAHQNSSAASNVVIIGHISVNDNRSFNFRHIGHHKSSEAESRSAFNILAVNLASIAPVFTDLYEESTPRGMVISAYKNVVIHHFTLVGDPTYDYKGNPVIAVQYQARNVRLNNLSFRGFKHAGADLKVYGGENKADSIKVTNMAIQESAQKPIEVGQGLIDFSIENVCEKQLIY; the protein is encoded by the coding sequence ATGATTAGCTTAAATAAGAACCATGACCCGCAGAGGAACGCTGAACTGCTTGCAGGAATAACTGGAAAGCACCTAAATTATCAAGAAGAAGTTAAGGAGGCAGAAGAATTTCTCCAGCAAATGTCGAACGAAGAGTTTGTTCCGGTCTCAAGTCAAAATCCTTCTCCCCCTCTTCCAATGATAAATAGAATAACGGAAAGGTTTTTTCGTCTACTTTCCAAACCTTATAACCTTTTGGAATCAACTAAAGTTAAGGTAGATGACCAAGGACAAATAACACCAGATTGGAAGGATACGCTGGATATTGAATACAACCTTTTGAACAAAATGATAGAACGTGAAGTGAATGTCATAGATTTTGGTGCAGTTGGGGATGGAAAAACGGATTGTACTATAGCATTTAAAAAGGCGATTGGAAACGGCCGTGTAAAAGTCATTGTGCCACCAGGAGTTTTTTTAACAAAAGGAATTCGTTTACCTTCATGGACATGGTTCGAGGGTTCTGGTAAAGGAGTAACAACGATAAAGCTCGATCACCAGGCTTCAAAAGGAACAAGGCTGGTAACCAACGCTAATCACTGGAAAGGCAACCACCACCTTCTCGTCCAAAGAGTAAGTTTGGACTGGAACGTGGAAAGGTTAGTTGATGCAGAAAAAACTAGTACATGGGGGAACCATTCAAGCTGTTTAACGTTCGCCAATGTAACCTACGCATGGATTAATGATGTGGAAGGCATCAATCCTGGTCTTCATTGTTTTGATATCTCCTCTACTCTGTATAATTACGCTGGTGATGGCTTCCGTGCGCGTGGTGGAAGTAAATATGTCTGGCTCAATTATGTGACTGGCTACGGCTTTGGGGATGATGGAATTACCACTCACCATAGTGATTATATTTGGATTTCTAACTCCCATATGTGTGAACCTAGTGGACGAGCTCATCGGAAAGGGCACTCCAATTCAAATGGAATCGAAATTGATGATGGTTCACGTAATGTTCTGTTGGTGAATAACTCAACTACAAGATGCTTTGGCGGGGTGGAAATCAAAGCGCATCAAAATTCATCAGCAGCTTCTAATGTTGTCATCATTGGTCATATTTCAGTCAACGATAACCGGTCGTTTAACTTTCGTCACATCGGCCACCATAAAAGTTCCGAGGCGGAATCGCGGTCAGCTTTTAACATTTTAGCTGTAAACCTTGCCTCCATCGCACCGGTATTTACGGATTTATACGAGGAGTCAACTCCCCGCGGCATGGTGATTTCTGCCTATAAAAATGTTGTGATCCATCATTTTACCTTAGTAGGAGATCCTACTTATGATTATAAAGGAAACCCTGTCATTGCAGTCCAATATCAAGCTAGAAATGTACGGTTAAACAATCTTTCATTCCGAGGCTTTAAGCATGCAGGGGCAGATTTGAAGGTTTATGGCGGTGAGAACAAAGCTGATTCTATTAAGGTAACAAATATGGCGATTCAAGAATCCGCCCAAAAACCAATAGAAGTGGGGCAAGGTCTTATTGATTTTAGTATCGAGAATGTATGTGAGAAACAGCTAATATACTAA
- a CDS encoding dipeptidase yields the protein MNIIDLHCDALLKLQEAKGALRFADAPELQTNKTRLQQGQIKVQCFAIFIEPEIKGDHKFQVALEQIDYFYKEVLGRNPDMVHIKEWSDFDRLKIGQIGAMLTLEGVDAIGNDLAKLHILYRLGVRSVGLTWNQANLAADGAGEPRGAGLTLFGKEIVEFNNEHQILTDVSHLSDKGIWEVIELAKYPIASHSNARALCHHPRNLTDEQAKAMFAKGGHIHVVYLPTFVKEYGEVKITDLVKHIDHFCSLGGVKQIGLGSDFDGISTFITDLEDASKSQNLINELLKHFKEEEVKGFAYENFLNYRPGFKR from the coding sequence ATGAATATTATCGACTTACATTGTGATGCGCTGCTTAAGCTCCAAGAAGCAAAAGGAGCACTAAGATTTGCAGATGCACCAGAGTTACAAACTAATAAAACTCGATTACAGCAAGGACAAATAAAGGTTCAGTGCTTTGCTATTTTTATTGAACCCGAAATTAAAGGAGACCATAAATTTCAAGTGGCACTTGAACAAATTGATTATTTTTACAAAGAAGTGCTCGGAAGAAACCCCGACATGGTACATATCAAGGAATGGTCTGATTTTGACCGCTTAAAAATTGGCCAAATTGGAGCAATGTTGACACTTGAAGGAGTAGACGCCATTGGCAACGATTTAGCTAAACTGCATATTCTTTACAGGTTAGGGGTCCGGTCAGTAGGGTTGACTTGGAATCAGGCAAACCTGGCTGCAGATGGAGCAGGAGAACCGCGCGGAGCGGGACTGACTCTTTTTGGAAAAGAGATCGTTGAGTTTAATAACGAGCATCAGATCCTTACAGATGTTTCCCACTTAAGTGATAAGGGGATTTGGGAGGTCATTGAGCTGGCCAAGTATCCAATTGCGAGCCATTCTAATGCAAGAGCACTTTGTCATCACCCACGTAATTTAACAGATGAACAGGCAAAAGCGATGTTCGCGAAGGGTGGACACATTCACGTTGTGTATCTTCCAACATTTGTGAAAGAATATGGAGAGGTGAAAATTACAGACCTAGTGAAGCATATCGATCATTTTTGCTCGTTGGGCGGTGTGAAGCAAATTGGATTAGGTTCCGATTTTGATGGGATCTCGACGTTTATTACCGACCTAGAAGACGCATCAAAGAGCCAAAATCTAATCAACGAACTATTAAAGCATTTTAAAGAGGAAGAAGTAAAAGGCTTTGCCTATGAAAACTTCCTTAATTACCGTCCTGGGTTTAAGCGATGA
- a CDS encoding SRPBCC domain-containing protein — translation MSKLFVDKSITINAPATKVWDVLTISEYNADWAKEFSSGGPQFHLESTWELGSPVFWKGQDGTVIVEGNVTAVEKNNFLRFTVFDVRSAERPAVTEEDGITFHLLEENGETTLHILQGDFSAMTDGEKYRDMSADIWDKVLPKVKEMAEQAN, via the coding sequence ATGAGTAAACTTTTTGTCGACAAATCGATTACAATTAATGCTCCTGCAACCAAAGTATGGGATGTACTTACTATTAGTGAGTATAATGCCGATTGGGCAAAGGAATTTTCAAGCGGCGGTCCACAGTTCCATCTTGAGTCGACTTGGGAGCTGGGAAGTCCAGTATTTTGGAAAGGTCAGGACGGTACCGTGATTGTTGAAGGTAACGTTACGGCTGTTGAGAAAAACAATTTTCTTCGCTTTACCGTATTTGACGTTCGAAGTGCGGAGAGACCTGCGGTGACAGAGGAAGACGGAATTACATTCCATCTGCTTGAGGAAAATGGGGAGACCACCCTACATATTTTACAAGGTGATTTCTCAGCAATGACGGATGGAGAGAAGTACCGAGATATGAGTGCGGATATTTGGGACAAGGTACTGCCAAAGGTAAAAGAGATGGCGGAGCAAGCAAACTAA
- a CDS encoding N-acetyltransferase translates to MHWYEKLNQYFPVEEMKSREHMETLLKERAEIYHKDEGPNHVLMYVELDNFIFIDYLFVSKDARGQGVGRKLLEKLKQKGKPIILEVEPVNYEDSDTEKRLHFYKREKFEHATSIGYERRSLATNEINRMEILYWAPNDESEEMIFQAMKKTYDMIHTYKDKHFYGESYQPVDDVLTFDEESDNKDILERL, encoded by the coding sequence ATGCATTGGTATGAAAAATTGAATCAATATTTTCCTGTGGAAGAAATGAAATCAAGAGAGCATATGGAAACCCTTCTTAAAGAGCGGGCTGAAATCTATCATAAAGATGAAGGGCCCAACCATGTGTTAATGTATGTGGAACTAGACAATTTCATTTTTATCGATTATTTATTTGTTTCGAAAGATGCCCGGGGGCAGGGCGTTGGTCGTAAGCTTTTGGAGAAGCTAAAGCAAAAGGGAAAACCGATCATCCTAGAAGTAGAACCTGTAAACTATGAGGATAGTGATACCGAAAAACGGTTGCATTTTTATAAGCGGGAAAAATTCGAGCATGCTACTTCAATTGGTTATGAAAGAAGGTCCCTTGCAACCAATGAAATTAACCGCATGGAAATTCTCTATTGGGCGCCGAATGATGAATCAGAGGAAATGATTTTTCAAGCGATGAAAAAAACATATGACATGATTCATACTTATAAGGACAAGCATTTTTATGGTGAGTCGTACCAGCCAGTGGATGATGTACTTACCTTTGATGAGGAGTCGGATAATAAAGATATATTAGAACGGCTTTAA
- a CDS encoding DUF3892 domain-containing protein, with protein sequence MKEAGQPSPEGKEAFVAVRKNEDGDIIAFKTSSGRELDYLTALDEAKAGKLAHVDVFHKYGRDIIRSEPDGIKENNLDQLPEF encoded by the coding sequence ATGAAAGAGGCAGGTCAGCCTAGTCCTGAAGGTAAAGAAGCATTTGTAGCCGTAAGAAAGAATGAAGATGGAGATATTATTGCTTTTAAGACAAGCAGTGGGAGAGAGTTGGATTATCTAACAGCCTTGGATGAAGCAAAGGCAGGAAAGTTAGCCCATGTGGATGTCTTTCATAAGTATGGTAGAGATATCATCAGAAGTGAACCTGATGGCATAAAAGAAAACAATCTAGACCAGTTGCCAGAATTTTAA
- a CDS encoding DUF1836 domain-containing protein: protein MEEINRIINQLGLETNITLDEIPRIDLYMDQVIQLFEGKFNETKRNEEEKILTKTMINNYAKGKLIFPIQNKKYSKEHLILMSLIYQLKGALSINDIKVTLDGINKKIVKEDIDIESFYTSYLHLTSQNAKDFKEDIEHRVKEVKEEITQAEKKDSSYLEQILMISSLVHMSNLYRRVAEKLVDGLAVEATEKEGKRHK from the coding sequence ATGGAAGAAATAAATCGGATTATTAATCAACTGGGCTTAGAAACAAACATTACTTTGGATGAGATTCCAAGGATTGATTTATACATGGATCAAGTCATTCAGCTATTTGAAGGTAAATTTAACGAAACAAAACGGAATGAGGAAGAAAAAATTCTCACCAAAACAATGATTAACAACTATGCAAAAGGAAAGTTGATTTTTCCGATTCAAAATAAGAAATACTCTAAAGAGCATCTCATCTTAATGAGCCTGATTTACCAGTTAAAAGGGGCACTCTCGATTAATGATATTAAGGTGACACTAGATGGGATTAATAAGAAGATTGTAAAAGAGGATATTGATATTGAGTCATTTTACACAAGCTATCTTCATTTAACTAGCCAAAATGCAAAGGACTTTAAAGAAGACATCGAACATAGAGTGAAGGAAGTAAAAGAAGAAATTACACAAGCAGAGAAGAAAGATTCTTCTTATCTTGAACAAATATTGATGATTTCCTCACTTGTACACATGAGCAATTTGTATCGAAGAGTGGCCGAAAAACTTGTGGATGGATTAGCGGTGGAGGCCACAGAAAAGGAAGGAAAGCGTCATAAATAA
- the ade gene encoding adenine deaminase, whose translation MERNQLTRRILVASGKEPADTVIKNGKIIDVFNGEIMKGDIAIIDGYFAGIGEYEGKQIIDAKGCYVSPAFIDGHVHIESSMVTPSEFAKVLLQHGVTTVVADPHEIANVCGAEGIQYMIDSSNDLPFDFYFMLPSCVPATAFEHSGATLAAANLRPFYQNPHVLGLAEVMNFPAVLHAEQDMLDKIMDSKKFGKKIDGHAAGLSANDLNVYMSAGIRTDHESTTAAEAKERLKRGMYLMIREGTVAKDLRQLISVVTSSNARRCLFVTDDKHLDDLISEGSIDHNVRLAISSGLSPITAIQMATINAAECFGLSIAPGYKADFILMEDLEKIKIVDVYKDGKAVWKNGLLMLVYGSEKSTETECLKNSVRFHEVSEHTFEIPLKENKANIIEIIPNSLVTKHIMEEVEISDSGLFQTSISRDQLKLAVIERHHLTGEVGLGIVKGLGLKSGAIATTIAHDSHNLIIAGTNDHDMIFAANMLKEMQGGMVVVNQGEMLASLELSIAGLMSDRPFQEVNAKLNEINKALREIGASGEFNPFLTLSFLALPVIPELKLTDQGLFQVSKFKHISIDASM comes from the coding sequence ATGGAGCGAAACCAATTAACGAGAAGAATCTTAGTTGCATCCGGAAAAGAACCTGCAGATACAGTTATTAAAAATGGGAAAATCATTGATGTGTTTAATGGTGAAATCATGAAGGGAGATATCGCCATTATTGATGGCTATTTTGCAGGCATCGGAGAATACGAAGGAAAACAGATAATCGATGCAAAGGGCTGCTACGTTTCACCAGCTTTTATCGATGGCCATGTTCATATTGAGTCATCGATGGTAACTCCCAGTGAATTTGCTAAGGTCCTCCTCCAACATGGGGTAACTACTGTGGTTGCCGATCCTCACGAAATTGCCAATGTGTGTGGGGCCGAAGGAATACAATATATGATTGATTCCTCTAATGACCTACCATTTGACTTTTACTTTATGCTTCCATCATGTGTTCCAGCCACTGCTTTTGAACACTCCGGTGCTACCCTTGCAGCAGCAAACCTAAGGCCTTTTTATCAAAACCCCCATGTTCTCGGTTTAGCGGAGGTAATGAATTTCCCAGCTGTCTTACATGCAGAACAAGACATGCTTGATAAAATTATGGACAGCAAGAAATTTGGCAAAAAAATCGATGGGCATGCCGCAGGGCTCAGTGCGAATGATTTGAATGTCTATATGTCTGCAGGCATACGAACAGATCATGAAAGCACGACCGCTGCCGAAGCAAAAGAACGACTCAAACGAGGAATGTACCTGATGATCCGCGAAGGTACCGTAGCCAAAGATTTACGGCAGTTAATCTCGGTTGTTACTAGTAGTAATGCCCGGCGCTGTCTATTTGTTACAGATGATAAACATTTAGATGACTTGATTAGTGAAGGCAGTATTGATCACAATGTACGACTGGCCATTTCCTCAGGACTATCTCCCATCACAGCGATCCAAATGGCGACAATTAATGCCGCAGAATGCTTTGGACTTTCCATTGCACCTGGATATAAAGCTGATTTTATCCTTATGGAGGACCTTGAAAAAATAAAGATTGTTGACGTTTATAAGGATGGAAAGGCCGTATGGAAGAATGGACTATTAATGTTAGTTTATGGATCAGAAAAAAGCACAGAAACAGAATGCCTAAAGAATTCCGTTCGTTTTCACGAGGTATCAGAACATACTTTTGAAATCCCTTTAAAAGAAAATAAAGCAAATATCATTGAAATCATCCCCAATAGTCTCGTAACTAAACATATCATGGAGGAAGTAGAAATTTCCGATAGTGGTTTGTTTCAAACTTCTATTTCAAGGGATCAATTGAAACTGGCCGTTATTGAGCGCCATCATCTGACCGGAGAGGTTGGACTAGGGATCGTGAAGGGATTAGGGTTAAAATCAGGTGCGATTGCCACCACGATTGCACATGATTCTCATAATCTAATTATTGCCGGCACAAACGACCACGATATGATTTTTGCAGCGAATATGCTTAAGGAAATGCAAGGAGGAATGGTGGTTGTTAATCAAGGGGAAATGCTTGCCTCTTTGGAGCTTTCTATCGCAGGCTTAATGTCTGACCGTCCCTTCCAGGAGGTTAATGCTAAGCTGAACGAGATTAACAAAGCGCTTAGAGAAATAGGAGCGAGCGGTGAGTTTAATCCCTTTCTGACTCTATCCTTCTTGGCACTTCCCGTCATACCTGAACTAAAGCTAACAGACCAGGGATTGTTTCAGGTTTCTAAATTTAAACATATTAGCATTGATGCTTCTATGTAA
- a CDS encoding hemolysin III family protein, with the protein MNNYIREPINGLTHLAGAVLAFIGLLAMVIKTAMTTPAPLPLTAVIIFGISMILLYAASATYHMVIAHDKVIAFLRRLDHSMIFVLIAGTYTPFCFISLNGKTGAILFSIITGVAVSGVVFKMVWFNCPRWISTALYIAMGWMIIFVFSPLMGSLAPMGLLLLVLGGIFYTIGGVIYGAKPKFLETKHLGFHEIFHIFILLGSLAHFFSVFLYVI; encoded by the coding sequence ATGAACAATTATATTCGTGAACCCATTAATGGGCTGACACACTTAGCTGGAGCCGTTTTAGCGTTTATTGGACTTCTTGCGATGGTGATTAAAACGGCTATGACAACTCCAGCTCCGCTGCCACTTACAGCAGTCATTATATTTGGAATTAGCATGATCCTGCTTTATGCCGCTTCAGCCACGTATCATATGGTGATTGCACACGATAAGGTTATCGCTTTTTTGAGAAGGCTGGACCATTCAATGATTTTTGTGTTAATTGCAGGTACGTATACTCCCTTCTGCTTTATCAGTTTAAACGGAAAAACGGGGGCCATTCTTTTTTCAATTATTACAGGCGTTGCAGTAAGCGGCGTAGTGTTTAAGATGGTGTGGTTTAACTGCCCCCGTTGGATTTCTACTGCATTATATATTGCCATGGGCTGGATGATTATTTTTGTTTTTTCACCTCTAATGGGCAGCCTTGCTCCGATGGGGCTGTTACTACTGGTACTCGGGGGAATTTTTTATACAATCGGTGGAGTCATCTATGGCGCAAAACCAAAATTCCTCGAAACAAAGCACTTGGGATTTCACGAGATTTTTCATATTTTCATACTCCTTGGGAGCCTGGCACATTTCTTCTCTGTGTTTTTATATGTCATTTAA
- a CDS encoding DUF488 domain-containing protein, with product MSNNLFLKRVYDPDDEMVGCRILIDRLWPRGISKENARLSHWFKEIAPSNELRKWFCHKPELFEEFQKLYIKELRSDAQKQEMIKQIMDQSLNGRVTLLYGAKDPVYNHANVLFEELNRIRREY from the coding sequence ATGAGCAATAATCTATTTCTTAAGAGAGTTTATGATCCGGATGATGAGATGGTTGGCTGCCGAATTTTAATTGATCGGTTGTGGCCGCGGGGGATATCGAAGGAAAATGCGAGATTATCACATTGGTTTAAGGAAATTGCTCCTAGCAATGAGCTTAGGAAATGGTTTTGCCATAAGCCAGAGCTGTTTGAGGAATTTCAGAAACTATATATTAAGGAATTACGGTCTGATGCACAGAAGCAGGAAATGATTAAGCAGATTATGGATCAAAGCTTAAATGGAAGAGTAACACTTCTTTATGGAGCAAAGGATCCTGTGTACAATCATGCAAATGTTTTGTTTGAAGAGCTTAATAGAATCAGAAGAGAATATTAA
- the leuD gene encoding 3-isopropylmalate dehydratase small subunit: MEPLRIHQGLVCPLNRPNIDTDQIIPKQFLKRIERSGFGQFLFYHWRFDDAGNLKPDFPLNLPKYHGASILVAGENFGCGSSREHAPWAVQDFGFKVIIAPSYADIFKNNCVKNGILAIQASESQVQTIIKNAESEGYNLTVNLEEQRVYDNNGFEVTFEIAPYPKQMLLNGWDEIGVTLTYEDKIKQYELAR, translated from the coding sequence ATGGAACCACTACGCATTCACCAAGGACTTGTTTGTCCGTTAAACAGGCCCAACATCGATACCGATCAAATTATTCCGAAGCAATTTTTGAAGCGAATTGAACGCAGCGGTTTCGGGCAATTCCTCTTTTATCACTGGCGCTTTGATGATGCGGGAAACTTAAAACCTGATTTCCCTTTGAATTTGCCAAAGTACCATGGCGCTTCCATTTTGGTCGCTGGTGAAAACTTTGGATGTGGCTCCTCTCGTGAGCATGCACCATGGGCGGTTCAGGATTTTGGCTTCAAGGTCATTATCGCACCAAGCTACGCGGATATTTTTAAGAATAACTGTGTAAAAAATGGTATTCTTGCTATTCAAGCGAGTGAATCACAAGTACAGACCATTATAAAGAATGCAGAATCTGAGGGTTACAACCTAACTGTCAATCTTGAGGAGCAAAGAGTATACGATAACAATGGATTTGAGGTTACTTTCGAAATTGCTCCATACCCTAAACAAATGCTACTGAACGGATGGGACGAAATTGGGGTTACCTTAACTTATGAAGATAAAATTAAGCAATATGAATTAGCAAGATAA
- a CDS encoding excisionase family DNA-binding protein, whose translation MYLTIKETAEYLEVPEATVKSLIQQKKIRSVFDGEQYLINRDQFSTHLKQLEKYKELIEEILNEPIPESIDVKDED comes from the coding sequence TTGTATCTTACTATAAAAGAAACAGCCGAATATCTAGAGGTGCCAGAAGCAACTGTTAAAAGTCTCATCCAACAAAAGAAAATTCGGTCCGTATTTGATGGGGAACAGTACCTAATCAACAGAGACCAATTCAGTACTCATCTAAAACAGCTGGAAAAATACAAAGAACTGATTGAAGAAATCCTAAATGAGCCAATTCCAGAAAGCATCGACGTTAAGGACGAAGATTAA